A window of Onychostoma macrolepis isolate SWU-2019 chromosome 01, ASM1243209v1, whole genome shotgun sequence contains these coding sequences:
- the LOC131546989 gene encoding uncharacterized protein LOC131546989 gives MLSEAVCWILSNNYAIPHLIHLLDDFLIISPPNAIPAAHILTVQKVFSELGIPIAQEKTLGPATSIEFLGINLDSIKFQVSLPKEKIDRIILVSSTLIDSSHCSKRELLSLLGHLNFAMRIIPQGRPFISHLLLLASSVHALEDLISLSRECRDELRLWITFLKQWNGLSLFYNNLVSSPIDIKLFTDAAPSIGFGGFYQGRWFASPWPSQLQGSLPSSALFELYPLVVAAYLWGNEWASKCILVHCDNEAVVQCINKGRSHSTALTPFLRRLIWISACDQFIIIAKHVAGSENKIADSLSRFLFQKFRMLAPEADQNPTPVPPYSELIFP, from the coding sequence ATGCTTTCAGAAGCCGTCTGCTGGATTCTGTCAAACAATTACGCCATTCCCCATCTCATCCATCTCCTAGAcgattttttaatcatttcgCCTCCAAACGCCATCCCAGCTGCCCACATCCTCACAGTCCAAAAGGTTTTTTCCGAGCTTGGGATCCCCATTGCCCAGGAAAAAACCTTGGGCCCAGCTACATCCATCGAATTTCTCGGCATTAATCTAGACTCAATCAAATTCCAGGTCTCTCTGCCTAAGGAGAAAATCGACAGGATAATCCTCGTCTCCTCTACCCTCATTGACAGCTCTCACTGTTCCAAACGCGAACTCCTGTCATTGCTCGGGCATTTAAATTTTGCCATGCGCATCATTCCCCAAGGCCGTCCCTTCATCTCACATCTCCTCTTACTCGCTTCGTCAGTCCATGCGCTCGAGGACCTAATTTCCCTATCCCGAGAATGCCGCGACGAACTTAGGTTATGGATAACGTTCCTCAAACAATGGAACGGCCTTTCCCTCTTCTATAACAACCTCGTTTCGTCTCCCATCGACATCAAACTTTTTACAGACGCGGCCCCTTCAATCGGTTTCGGAGGATTTTACCAAGGTCGCTGGTTCGCGTCTCCATGGCCTTCCCAGCTGCAAGGTTCGCTACCGTCCTCAGCTCTTTTTGAGCTTTACCCCCTCGTGGTAGCAGCTTACTTATGGGGAAACGAATGGGCCTCAAAATGCATCTTAGTGCACTGTGACAACGAAGCAGTTGTTCAGTGCATCAACAAAGGCCGTTCCCATTCTACCGCCCTCACGCCCTTCCTAAGACGATTAATATGGATCTCGGCATGCGACCAATTCATAATAATCGCCAAACATGTCGCAGgttcagaaaataaaattgctGACTCTCTGTCTCGCTTTCTGTTTCAGAAATTCAGGATGCTGGCTCCAGAGGCGGACCAAAATCCAACCCCAGTACCTCCATATTCAGAATTAATATTTCCGTAA